A window of Trichoderma atroviride chromosome 3, complete sequence contains these coding sequences:
- a CDS encoding uncharacterized protein (EggNog:ENOG41~TransMembrane:12 (i59-79o99-118i130-149o155-175i187-206o218-238i259-279o299-318i325-346o352-372i384-402o422-440i)) has product MTLTPPATTDAGFIEASSTDDDVALEQKINMTDEKARELGPEAPAATGPAVGPPPDGGLWAWLQVVAGHLVVFNVWGYTISYGIFQPYYVETLNLGPSAVSWIGSMQACLIFLVGTVSGRAFDAGYLRHVLAAGLLMQLVGIFTTSVSTKYWQLFLAQGLCQGIGCGLTFAPTIAHVSTYFSKKRMLALASAACGGATGGVIFPLIAQQLMPKIGFGWTVRAMGLVVLVASGIILLLVRPRLPPRKSGALVDWAAFKEATYVLFGISMFFTLWATYFAYDYARSYSIDRLHGSQSTSFNMLMIINVVGVPGRLIPAYLADRYFGAVNVFIPTIICTAICIFAWAGVDSISGDYAWVACFGYFGAGVQALFPATTASLTKDLSKAGVRIGMIFSIISVAALTGPPLAGKLIVIANGRYIGSQIWGGVCLLIGAAFLMAARWTKERELRSKEDVASA; this is encoded by the exons ATGACACTTACACCGCCGGCAACGACAGACGCAGGATTCATCGAAGCGTCTTCAACAGACGACGATGTAGCCCTGGAGCAAAAGATCAACATGACGGACGAAAAAGCACGGGAATTGGGCCCTGAAGCGCCAGCCGCCACTGGACCGGCCGTAGGACCTCCTCCCGACGGCGGCCTCTGGGCATGGCTCCAAGTTGTCGCCGGCcatctcgtcgtcttcaacgTCTGGGGCTACACCATCAGCTACGGCATCTTCCAGCCCTACTACGTGGAAACGCTCAACCTGGGGCCCTCGGCCGTGTCTTGGATCGGAAGCATGCAGGCCtgtctcatcttcctcgtcggcACCGTTTCCGGCCGCGCCTTTGACGCCGGATATCTCAGACACGTCCTGGCTGCGGGTCTGCTGATGCAGCTGGTGGGCATCTTCACAACGAGCGTGTCGACCAAGTACTGGCAGCTCTTTCTCGCGCAGGGCCTGTGCCAGGGCATCGGCTGCGGCCTCACGTTTGCGCCAACAATTGCCCATGTGTCGACGTATTTCTCCAAGAAGCGgatgctggcgctggcgagcGCGGCTTGCGGCGGTGCCACGGGAGGCGTCATCTTTCCCCTGATTgcgcagcagctgatgcCCAAGATTGGTTTTGGATGGACGGTGCGAGCAATGgggctggtggtgctggtggccaGCGGCATTATCCTGTTGCTGGtgaggccgaggctgccTCCGCGCAAGTCGGGCGCTCTGGTGGACTGGGCGGCGTTCAAGGAGGCGACGTATGTGTTGTTTGGAATCAGCATGTTCTTCACGCTCTGGGCAACCTATTTTGCGTACGACTAT GCACGCTCGTACTCCATCGACCGGCTTCACGGATCTCAGTCAACGTCCTTCAACATGCTCATGATCATCAACGTGGTTGGCGTTCCGGGACGACTCATACCCGCATACCTGGCCGACCGATACTTTGGCGCCGTCAACGTCTTCATCCCCACGATTATCTGCACGGCCATCTGCATCTTTGCGTGGGCAGGTGTCGATTCCATCAGCGGAGACTATGCCTGGGTTGCCTGTTTTGGATATTTCGGCGCCGGCGTGCAAGCTCTGTTTCCGGCGACTACGGCCAGCCTGACCAAGGATCTGAGCAAGGCCGGGGTACGAATCGGCATGATCTTTTCGATTATCAGCGTTGCGGCACTGACGGGGCCGCCATTGGCAGGAAAGCTGATTGTTATTGCGAATGGGCGTTATATCGGTTCGCAGATCTGGGGAGGTGTGTGCTTGCTGATTGGAGCTGCGTTTCTGATGGCTGCGAGGTGGACGAAAGAGCGGGAGCTGAGGAGCAAAGAGGACGTGGCGTCTGCATAA
- a CDS encoding uncharacterized protein (BUSCO:EOG092D3ZQD): MSAAPWICRSCFRALRRSHQLQIVRFSSNDASTSLAPSLLRRAQSLSAEHDDLQKSLNSSFDAGKAKRAGELGRVASALRAWEKAQSSITELASMAEDPEQDPDLASIARDELEGERAKLDLLEKRLQESLTPRHAFADLPCMVEFRPGPGGLEGRYFTDTLFKMYKAMCVRRGYRANVLKYEMAEAAGDQSSSSGEQPVQEAILEIQDPGAYDIFRGEAGMHRVQRIPSTESKGRVHTSAVAVWVLPSFPEGGTGGDNVDVDDPESDFYVKPEEVRIETMRARGAGGQHVNKTESAIRMTHIPTGTVVSMQDHRSQQRNREDAWKVLRSRIATQRAEQREEEAAKLRSSVLSQAQITRGDKIRTYNYNQDRCTDHRAGLDVHNLPNVLEGGETLDRVMEAAREWLVAREVELLVLEEEARTKK; the protein is encoded by the exons ATGTCAGCAGCGCCTTGgatctgccgcagctgcttcCGGGCTCTGCGACGCTCCCACCAGCTGCAGATTGTCCGCTTCTCCTCCAACG ACGCCTCCACATCTCTGGCCCCGAGCCTCCTCCGTCGCGCCCAATCTCTCTCCGCAGAACACGATGACCTGCAAAAGAGCCTCAACAGCTCCTTCGACGCCGGCAAGGCCAAGCGCGCGGGCGAACTGGGCCGCGTAGCCTCTGCGCTGCGGGCCTGGGAAAAGGCCCAGTCGTCAATCACGGAGCTTGCGTCCATGGCGGAGGATCCAGAGCAGGACCCGGACCTGGCGTCGATTGCGCGGGATGAATTAGAGGGGGAGCGAGCAAAGTTGGATCTGTTGGAAAAGAGGCTCCAGGAGAGCCTTACGCCTAGACATGCCTTTGCCGATCTGCCCTGCATGGTTGAGTTTCGGCCTGGGCCGGGCGGTCTCGAGGGCAGATACTTCACCGATACGCTCTTCAAGATGTACAAGGCAATGTGCGTGCGACGAGGCTACCGCGCCAACGTGCTCAAGTACGAAATGGCCGAGGCCGCGGGCGACCAGTCCTCTTCCTCTGGCGAGCAGCCCGTCCAGGAAGCCATTCTCGAGATCCAGGATCCCGGCGCATACGACATTTTCCGCGGCGAGGCGGGGATGCACCGCGTGCAGCGCATCCCGAGCACGGAGAGCAAAGGCCGGGTGCACACGAGCGCGGTGGCCGTGTGGGTGCTGCCTTCGTTTCCCGAGGGCGGCACTGGCGGCGACAACGTCGACGTCGATGACCCGGAGAGCGACTTTTACGTCAAGCCGGAAGAGGTGAGGATTGAGACGATGCGGGCACGGGGTGCTGGCGGCCAGCACGTCAACAAGACCGAGTCGGCCATTCGCATGACGCACATCCCTACCGGCACCGTCGTCTCCATGCAAGATCATCGCTCGCAGCAGCGCAATCGTGAAGATGCATGGAAGGTGCTCCGTTCCCGCATTGCCACGCAGCGGGCCGAGCAgcgcgaggaggaggccgcCAAGCTTCGGAGCAGCGTGCTGTCGCAGGCGCAAATCACGCGAGGCGACAAGATCCGCACGTATAATTACAACCAGGATAGGTGTACGGACCACagggctgggctggatgtGCACAACTTGCCGAATGTGTTGGAGGGAGGGGAGACGCTGGATAGAGTGATGGAGGCTGCGAGGGAGTGGCTGGTGGCAAGGGAGGTTGAGCTGCTGGTtttggaggaagaggccagGACGAAGAAATGA
- a CDS encoding uncharacterized protein (EggNog:ENOG41), protein MAPSNAAAGALFSPASLNLPTRERGRDRDRDRDRSHDRPDQQLSVVRSSSKERKASFSSLKASLPGSRRRANNANASGTATPSSNANGNGVTNASAPPLPDYALAAAAKIVARDKDRDRDRDHRDAAEGASAAELANTMIPRGSAMTAMTPATPIEGRPGMTSTMWALAQGETQVLHHQITELAQKRMSTLDYLRKAHEGRVYWFNTYLFDKPDLSRMPSFDPRKLSRKATNYLLLGLSIPTIHDLYSSTPLEFLRCLNALLAEFDSFQQLHGDSSNAALSRARLPNMFRRPGMKTRRSTSADVTFDDSGSGHQSPAAGSTNGGPAPAVMNFAASESDLLPGEEYTYLLTPSLPFDPDFFETFATLCDVLIDCYTKFLALVPSARECTAPVAELFTKADSRIRKIIVQGVVKDFEDHSRMHVKSEVAGIGKVVLGGLM, encoded by the exons ATGGCGCCGTCAAACGCCGCCGCGGGCGCGCTCTTCAGTCCAGCATCGCTCAACCTGCCCACCCGCGAACGAGGCCGAGATCGAGACCGAGACCGCGACCGAAGCCACGACCGCCCCGACCAGCAGCTGTCCGTGGtgcgctccagcagcaaggaGCGCAAGGCGTCCTTTTCGTCGCTCAAGGCCTCGCTGCCCGGCTCGCGACGCCGCGccaacaacgccaacgccagcgGGACTGCCACGCCATCGTCCAACGCCAACGGCAACGGTGTCACCAACGCCTCTGCGCCGCCTCTGCCCGACTACGCCCTCGCCGCGGCGGCCAAGATTGTGGCCAGGGACAAGGACCGCGACCGGGACAGAGATCACAGGGACGCCGCGGAAGGCGCCTCGGCCGCAGAGCTGGCAAACACCATGATCCCCCGCGGCTCGGCCATGACGGCCATGACGCCTGCAACGCCCATCGAGGGCCGCCCAGGCATGACGAGCACCATGTGGGCGCTGGCGCAGGGCGAGACGCAGGTGCTGCATCACCAGATCACGGAGCTGGCCCAGAAGCGCATGTCGACGCTGGACTACCTGCGGAAGGC CCACGAAGGCCGCGTCTACTGGTTCAACACATACCTCTTCGACAAGCCCGACCTCTCGCGAATGCCCAGCTTCGACCCCCGCAAGCTCTCCCGCAAGGCCACAAACTacctcctcctcggcctctccATCCCCACCATCCACGACCTCTACTCGTCCACGCCGCTCGAGTTCCTGCGCTGCCTCAACGCCCTGCTCGCCGAGTTCGACTccttccagcagctccacgGCGACTCCTCCAACGCCGCCCTCAGCCGCGCCCGCCTGCCCAACATGTTCCGCCGCCCCGGCATGAAGACCCGTCGCTCGACATCCGCCGACGTCACCTTTGACGACTCCGGCTCTGGCCACCAATCGCCCGCCGCCGGCTCGACAAACGGCGGCCCGGCCCCGGCGGTCATGAACTTTGCGGCCTCGGAGTCCGACCTGCTCCCCGGCGAGGAGTACACGTACCTGCTGACGCCGTCGCTGCCCTTTGACCCGGACTTTTTCGAGACGTTTGCGACGCTGTGCGATGTGCTCATCGACTGCTACACAAAGTTTCTGGCGCTGGTGCCGTCGGCGAGGGAGTGCACGGCGCCAGTGGCCGAGCTGTTTACAAAGGCGGATTCCAGGATTCGCAAAATCATTGTGCAGGGCGTGGTGAAGGACTTTGAAGACCACAGCAGGATGCACGTCAAGTCTGAAGTGGCGGGCATAGGCAAGGTTGTGCTGGGAGGGTTAATGTGA
- a CDS encoding uncharacterized protein (EggNog:ENOG41~SECRETED:SignalP(1-22)) translates to MFGCFCCGMCAFVILFIKETKGRTLEDMDVLFGLVSEDQRQADVEHVLNKGVELEHVEQEVHVAADKAV, encoded by the coding sequence ATGTTTGGATGCTTCTGCTGCGGAATGTGCGCCTTTGTCATCTTGTTCATCAAGGAGACCAAGGGCCGCACGCTGGAGGACATGGACGTGCTGTTTGGCCTCGTCAGCGAGGACCAGCGCCAGGCGGACGTGGAGCATGTGCTCAACAAGGGCGTCGAGCTGGAGCATGTCGAGCAGGAAGTCCATGTTGCCGCCGACAAGGCCGTGTAG
- a CDS encoding uncharacterized protein (EggNog:ENOG41~TransMembrane:10 (i7-25o60-83i90-109o121-138i150-168o183-204i272-294o314-332i341-360o372-391i)), protein MQFFKNYRVYVLTSVAYLGSLLFGYDTGVMGSVLALKSFKQDFGLPTDSSGFSSSENAHIASNVVSLLTAGCFFGAITAAFINERFGRRYALMLFTIIFLVGAAIQTSASHSIGQIYGGRVIAGFGVGGMSSITPVFVSENCPPATRGRVAGLFQEFLVIGSTFAYWLDYGVALHIKQSTKQWRIPVGLQLVPGGLMLCGLFFLKESPRWLMKKSRHEEALRSLAYIRNEAPDSPEVLKEIAEIRASIEEEMALTEGVTWKECLKKGNWNRFALAFGIMFWQQFSGTNSIGYYAPEIFETVGVSSTNSSLFATGVYGTVKVVATALFLILGIDRLGRKKSLIAGAIWMASMMFIIGAVLATHPPDPKSTNVSSASIAMVVMIYLYVIGYSASWGPTPWVYVSEVRSGSCKT, encoded by the exons ATGCAGTTCTTCAAGAATTATCGAGTCTATGTACTCACATCGGTGGCCTACCTGGGCTCGCTGCTCTTTG GCTATGATACGGGTGTCATGGGCAGTGTGCTCGCCCTCAAGAGCTTCAAACAAGACTTTGGCCTGCCTACCGACTCCAGCGGCTTCTCCTCATCCGAAAATGCCCACATCGCATCCAACGTAGTTTCTCTCCTCACAGCcggctgcttcttcggcgccatcaccgccgcATTCATCAACGAACGCTTCGGTCGCCGCTATGCCCTCATGCTCTtcaccatcatcttcctcgtcggcgCAGCCATCCAGACCAGCGCTTCACACTCGATTGGCCAGATCTACGGCGGCCGTGTCATTGCCGGTTTCGGCGTCGGAGGCATGAGCTCCATCACCCCGGTGTTTGTCAGTGAAAACTGCCCGCCAGCCACCCGAGGCCGTGTCGCCGGTCTATTCCAGGAGTTCCTCGTCATCGGAAGCACATTCGCCTACTGGCTCGACTACGGAGTGGCCCTGCACATTAAACAGAGTACAAAACAATGGCGTATACCCGTCGGTCTCCAGCTTGTGCCAGGCGGCCTCATGCTctgcggcctcttcttcctcaaggAGTCGCCCCGGTGGCTCATGAAAAAGTCTCGTCACGAGGAGGCTCTGCGGTCTCTAGCCTACATTCGCAACGAGGCTCCAGACAGCCCCGAGGTGCTCAAGGAAATTGCAGAGATTCGCGCCTCGATCGAGGAAGAGATGGCCCTTACAGAGGGCGTGACCTGGAAGGAGTgcttgaagaagggcaaCTGGAACCGCTTCGCACTGGCTTTTGGAATCATGTTTTGGCAGCAGTTTTCCGGAACCAACAGCATCGGATACTATGCCCCCGAGATCTTTGAGACAGTTGGCGTCAGCAGCACAAACTCGTCGCTGTTTGCAACTGGAGTGTACGGCACCGTCAAGGTGGTTGCCACGGCCCTCTTCCTGATCCTCGGCATTGACCGACTGGGCCGCAAGAAGAGTCTCATCGCCGGTGCCATCTGGATGGCCAGCATGATgttcatcatcggcgccgtcCTCGCAACGCACCCGCCGGACCCAAAGAGCACCAATGTTTCCTCGGCGTCCATCGCCATGGTTGTCATGATCTATCTTTACGTTATTGGGTATTCTGCGTCATGGGGGCCCACGCCCTGGGTCTACGTCTCCGAGGTAAGAAGCGGCTCATGCAAAACTTGA
- a CDS encoding uncharacterized protein (EggNog:ENOG41~SECRETED:SignalP(1-27)): MSPRISRLSAVAALAAVASAATASVSASKPAEPCAQIAKLTAAGTEVFSSQLALACLESIPFKSDLAVSFIDEYSKYLQWQSTIEILRNPPIGAISATVDLVGGMSTIRQRAASNLYKSQYAFDQDLFSLISSANDGHLALLPCSFTMNFINVEASLASLSPDGATLPKLYTLDDGILLANGNKDVSPVTLINGVGAEAFVEQLSNSAGFQDPDARYNSLTTNVPHGLLGGDSTNFGTFAEYVSFPGVHEFNMTFANGTQASFPLTGRVRSSVGNFTFTTGEELFEAVCTPTTTDSSSKKFKRNGSMAELPKREADAKPLAAPSGFPKPVVQDPNNLMVGYFPEETSLKDVAVMTVGSFGTGEISNEEIITFAVKAQDFVEKSVAAGKSKIIIDVTGNPGGTVVSGFALVSIFFPNMTLFSATRIRSVPETQYHFEVASRVTDPELKAQYESAGFLISSILQPDQATGFASQGDFLGPFDTLGVPSTAISAEENFKLNNATSTPINIFGTGGVLNGTEPPYKPEDIIILTDGQCSSTCTVFINHMIPYGVRVVANGGRPQVGPMQAIGGVKGAQVLELDNISQFTAFTNEVVQNATDAKKPIFTSKELDAFKDHIPLTLDQLPLRIASGSVNYRNAFSPFNDEVPTHFVYQPANCRIFYTPETLLKPDANWANVANAIWGKGECAFSIAPPPPLLSVNDKPSSTSSSKPASTTAAGKKKTQSSAHKAVGLLLAMADGLKPQ; the protein is encoded by the exons ATGTCTCCCAGGATATCACGACTTTCCGCTGTCGCGGCCCTTGCGGCAGTGGCAAGCGCTGCCACGGCCTCAGTCAGTGCTTCCAAGCCTGCTGAGCCCTGTGCGCAGATTGCAAAAttgacagcagcaggaa CCGAGGTCTTCTCCAGTCAACTTGCACTGGCCTGCCTGGAATCGATACCATTCAAGTCCGACCTCGCAGTGAGCTTCATTGATGAGTATAGCAAATACCTGCAATGGCAGTCTACCATTGAGATTCTCAGAA ATCCACCCATCGGCGCTATATCCGCAACAGTCGATCTCGTTGGCGGCATGTCGACTATTCGCCAAAGAGCAGCTTCGAACCTTTACAAGTCTCAGTACGCCTTTGATCAGGATTTGTTTAGTCTCATAAGCTCTGCAAACGACGGCCATCTGGctcttttgccttgctcATTTACCATGAACTTTATAAACGTGGAGGCTTCATTGGCATCGCTTTCTCCCGATGGAGCGACTCTTCCCAAGCTCTATACATTGG ACGATGGCATACTACTAGCAAACGGCAACAAAGACGTATCTCCTGTAACGCTCATCAATGGAGTTGGCGCAGAGGCATTCGTCGAACAGCTCAGCAACAGCGCTGGTTTTCAAGATCCCGATGCCCGGTACAACAGTTTAACAACCAATGTCCCACATGGTCTGCTAGGTGGCGACAGCACAAACTTTGGTACTTTTGCAGAGTACGTGAGCTTCCCGGGAGTGCACGAATTCAACATGACCTTTGCGAACGGAACCCAAGCATCATTTCCGCTCACAGGACGAGTTCGGTCTTCGGTTGGAAATTTCACCTTTACCACTGGCGAAGAGCTGTTCGAGGCAGTTTGCACTCCTACCACTACTGATTCATCGAGCAAAAAGTTCAAGAGAAACGGAAGCATGGCGGAACTCCCCAAGAGGGAGGCAGATGCGAAGCCTCTTGCAGCACCGAGCGGATTTCCCAAGCCTGTTGTCCAAGACCCCAACAACCTCATGGTAGGATATTTCCCCGAAGAAACAAGCCTCAAGGACGTTGCTGTCATGACAGTGGGATCCTTTGGAACGGGAGAGATTAGCAACGAGGAGATTATCACTTTTGCCGTAAAGGCCCAGGATTTTGTTGAAAAGTCTGTCGCTGCCGGCAAGTCCAAGATTATCATCGACGTGACTGGAAACCCTGGCGGCACTGTCGTCTCAGGCTTTGCACTtgtcagcatcttcttccccaaCATGACCCTCTTTTCTGCGACAAGAATCCGCTCTGTGCCCGAAACCCAATACCATTTTGAGGTTGCCAGCCGCGTCACGGATCCAGAACTCAAGGCGCAATATGAATCAGCGGGTTtcctcatctcatcaattCTTCAACCAGACCAGGCCACAGGCTTTGCTAGTCAAGGCGACTTCTTGGGTCCTTTTGATACACTTGGTGTCCCCTCAACGGCCATTTCGGCTGAAGAGAACTTTAAACTCAACAACGCGACGTCAACCCCCATCAACATTTTCGGCACAGGAGGAGTGCTCAACGGTACGGAACCGCCCTACAAGCCCGAGGATATCATCATT CTTACCGACGGCCAATGTTCCTCGACTTGcaccgtcttcatcaaccaCATGATCCCATACGGCGTGCGTGTTGTTGCAAACGGTGGCCGCCCACAAGTTGGTCCCATGCAGGCGATTGGAGGCGTCAAGGGCGCTCAAGTCTTGGAATTGGATAATATTTCCCAATTCACCGCCTTCACGAACGAGGTTGTCCAGAATGCCACGGATGCCAAGAAGCCCATCTTCACGTCAAAGGAATTGGACGCGTTCAAGGACCATATCCCTTTGACGCTGGATCAATTGCCATTGAGAATCGCCTCGGGAAGTGTCAACTACAGAAACGCCTTTTCTCCGTTCAACGACGAGGTGCCTACGCATTTTGTCTACCAACCCGCCAACTGCAGAATATTCTATACCCCTGAGACGCTCCTCAAGCCAGATGCCAACTGGGCCAACGTCGCCAACGCGATCTGGGGCAAGGGAGAGTGTGCCTTTTCTATTGCGCCTCCGCCACCGCTCCTTTCCGTCAATGACAAGCCCTCTTCTACTTCGTCTTCTAAGCCGGCTTCTACCACAGCTGCTGGTAAGAAGAAGACCCAGTCATCCGCTCACAAGGCAGTTGGCCTATTACTGGCCATGGCAGACGGCCTGAAGCCACAGTAG